Proteins from a genomic interval of Caulobacter rhizosphaerae:
- a CDS encoding class I adenylate-forming enzyme family protein: MTQAATAPNAAPTPAAIPWPAMSVKQAYALITAPGSPGEMEEIEIRGVPTRVWKHCPPTLRDTLLIGRTHGDKIFLVHDDERVSFEAFYRAVTVFAAELAAAGVKKGDRVALIMRNLPEWPVAFYAGLSLGAILTPLNAWWTGQELEYGLVDSGASVAVMDVERFERLAEHLHNCPDLKRVYVSRSKEEIAHPYVKRLEGVIGCPNDWIKLDEKPLPTVELGPEDDATIFYTSGTTGKPKGALGTHRNVNSNIFATGAATARGYLRRGEVPPQPDPTLPQKGSLISVPFFHATGCFAVLNPSLFGGAKLAMIRKWDPEKAMQLIQDEKLTQMGGVPTIAWQIIEHPSRPNYDLSSLETVAYGGAPSAPELVRKIKEIWPKSLPGNGWGMTETSATATSNSAEDYENRPDSCGPAVPVTDLKIMTLEAPYRELPIGEVGELWCKGPQVVKGYWNKPEATAQTFIDGWVRTGDLARLDEEGFCYIIDRAKDMLIRGGENIYCIEVENLLYEHPAIMDAALVGIPHKTLGEEPAAVVTLKPGTEATEAELRAFVADRLAAFKVPVKVLFWPETLPRNANGKIMKNELKKVFIEG; this comes from the coding sequence ATGACCCAGGCCGCCACCGCGCCCAACGCCGCGCCGACCCCCGCCGCCATCCCCTGGCCCGCCATGTCGGTCAAGCAGGCCTACGCCCTGATCACCGCCCCGGGCTCGCCCGGCGAGATGGAGGAGATCGAGATTCGCGGCGTTCCGACCCGGGTCTGGAAGCACTGCCCACCCACCCTGCGCGACACCCTGCTGATCGGCCGCACCCATGGCGACAAGATTTTCCTGGTCCATGACGACGAGCGGGTCAGCTTCGAGGCCTTCTATCGCGCCGTGACCGTGTTCGCCGCCGAGCTGGCGGCGGCGGGGGTGAAGAAGGGCGACCGGGTCGCCCTGATCATGCGCAACCTGCCCGAATGGCCGGTCGCCTTCTATGCCGGCCTGTCGCTGGGCGCGATCCTGACCCCGCTGAACGCCTGGTGGACCGGCCAGGAGCTGGAATACGGCCTGGTCGACAGCGGCGCCTCGGTGGCGGTGATGGACGTCGAGCGCTTCGAACGCCTGGCCGAGCACCTGCACAACTGCCCCGACCTCAAGCGCGTCTATGTCAGCCGTTCCAAGGAGGAGATCGCCCACCCCTACGTCAAGCGGCTGGAAGGCGTGATCGGCTGTCCCAACGACTGGATCAAGCTGGACGAAAAACCGCTGCCGACCGTCGAGCTGGGCCCCGAGGACGACGCGACGATCTTCTACACCTCCGGCACGACGGGCAAGCCGAAGGGGGCGCTGGGCACCCATCGCAACGTCAACAGCAATATCTTCGCCACCGGCGCGGCGACGGCCCGGGGCTACCTGCGGCGCGGCGAGGTCCCGCCCCAGCCCGATCCCACCCTGCCGCAGAAGGGCTCGCTGATCTCGGTGCCGTTCTTCCACGCCACCGGCTGCTTCGCGGTGCTGAACCCCTCGCTGTTCGGCGGCGCCAAGCTGGCCATGATCCGCAAGTGGGACCCGGAAAAGGCCATGCAGCTGATCCAGGACGAGAAGCTGACCCAGATGGGCGGCGTGCCCACCATCGCCTGGCAGATCATCGAGCATCCCAGCCGTCCCAACTACGACCTGTCGTCGCTGGAGACCGTGGCCTATGGCGGCGCGCCCTCGGCGCCCGAGCTGGTGCGCAAGATCAAGGAGATCTGGCCCAAGTCGCTGCCGGGTAACGGCTGGGGCATGACCGAGACCTCGGCCACCGCCACCAGCAACTCGGCCGAGGACTACGAGAACCGTCCCGACAGCTGCGGCCCGGCCGTGCCGGTCACCGACCTGAAGATCATGACCCTGGAGGCGCCGTATCGCGAGCTGCCGATCGGCGAGGTCGGCGAACTGTGGTGCAAGGGCCCGCAGGTGGTGAAGGGCTACTGGAACAAGCCCGAGGCCACCGCCCAGACCTTCATCGACGGCTGGGTGCGCACCGGCGACCTGGCGCGGCTGGACGAGGAGGGTTTCTGCTACATCATCGACCGGGCCAAGGACATGCTGATCCGCGGCGGCGAGAACATCTACTGCATCGAGGTCGAGAACCTGCTGTACGAGCACCCGGCGATCATGGACGCGGCCCTGGTGGGGATCCCGCACAAGACCCTGGGCGAGGAGCCGGCCGCCGTCGTGACCCTGAAGCCTGGGACCGAGGCTACCGAGGCCGAACTGCGGGCCTTCGTCGCCGACCGCCTGGCCGCCTTCAAGGTGCCGGTCAAGGTGCTCTTCTGGCCCGAGACCCTGCCGCGCAACGCCAACGGCAAGATCATGAAGAACGAGCTGAAGAAGGTGTTCATCGAGGGGTAG
- a CDS encoding acyltransferase family protein, which translates to MSQTVSTSQNGPGLSRGGALDLLRFVAALFIVLYHVAERAPVSLFALHPALGRGYLATDFFLMLSGYVLARTYGPRLLGQDVTTGEFLKRRILRIWPAHLVMLVLFVAFVLGTAAVGLAPQNPQWFQWNQLLPQVFLMQAWFVPGPSGWNMPTWTLSALIVCYAGFPAAWRTTARIRSPWTTLLIGVAIFLAVDYAAKAVTGIPGHQLPLRFGLVRGIPLFILGMLLARLPTAISSRWADGLAIAAGVGVVALQVFGRFDHASLALLGLLIYAAGASGAKGWGWAGLAGRLSFSLFLTNQLVAVVWFGLLRAVAGKLGLEGPLLWAAWAMALPACVVAAWLFERFVDTPLQAWIKGWSRKDLAPKAEPALA; encoded by the coding sequence ATGTCCCAGACCGTCTCCACGTCCCAGAACGGCCCAGGCCTGTCCCGTGGCGGCGCCCTGGACCTGCTGCGGTTCGTCGCGGCCCTGTTCATCGTGCTCTACCACGTGGCGGAGCGGGCCCCCGTGTCGCTGTTCGCCCTGCATCCGGCCCTGGGCCGCGGCTATCTGGCCACCGATTTCTTCCTGATGCTGTCGGGCTATGTGCTGGCCCGCACCTATGGACCGCGTCTCCTGGGCCAGGACGTCACCACCGGCGAGTTCCTCAAGCGCCGCATCCTGCGCATCTGGCCGGCCCACCTGGTGATGCTGGTGCTGTTCGTGGCCTTCGTCCTGGGGACCGCCGCCGTCGGCCTGGCGCCGCAGAACCCGCAGTGGTTCCAGTGGAATCAGCTGCTGCCGCAGGTCTTCCTGATGCAGGCCTGGTTCGTGCCCGGCCCGTCGGGCTGGAACATGCCGACCTGGACCCTGTCGGCCCTGATCGTCTGCTATGCCGGCTTCCCGGCCGCCTGGCGGACCACCGCCAGGATCCGCTCGCCCTGGACCACCCTGCTGATCGGCGTGGCGATCTTCCTGGCCGTGGACTACGCCGCCAAGGCGGTGACCGGCATTCCCGGTCACCAGCTGCCGCTGCGGTTCGGCCTGGTGCGCGGAATCCCGCTGTTCATCCTCGGCATGCTGCTCGCCCGCCTGCCGACGGCGATTTCGTCCCGTTGGGCCGACGGCTTGGCCATCGCGGCGGGCGTCGGCGTCGTCGCCCTGCAAGTCTTCGGCCGCTTCGACCATGCCAGCCTGGCCCTGCTGGGCCTGCTGATCTACGCCGCCGGCGCTTCGGGCGCCAAGGGCTGGGGCTGGGCCGGCCTGGCCGGACGCCTGTCGTTCTCGCTGTTCCTGACCAACCAGCTGGTCGCCGTGGTCTGGTTCGGCCTGCTGCGCGCCGTGGCCGGCAAGCTGGGCCTGGAGGGTCCGCTGCTGTGGGCCGCCTGGGCCATGGCCTTGCCCGCCTGCGTCGTGGCCGCCTGGCTGTTCGAGCGCTTCGTCGACACCCCGCTGCAGGCCTGGATCAAGGGCTGGTCGCGCAAGGATCTGGCGCCCAAGGCCGAGCCGGCGCTGGCCTAG
- the recN gene encoding DNA repair protein RecN, with protein sequence MLIGLSIRDVVLIESLDLAIGPGLTALTGETGAGKSIILDALGLATGARADAGLVRRGAAGHASATAIFALPADHAAFAYLDDKGLDYARDEDLVLRRQLSPDGRSRAFVNDQATSVGVLKDLGALLLEVHGQHETVGLLDVRTHRNLLDAFGQVRVATVASAWSAWRAAREKAAALRDLADRAAAETEELTLRLSELDRLDPREGEETALAEERALLGSAEKALADIAAASEALGGDALSGKLASAFRALERARERAIQAGAPADGPAVTKLAAACEAVDRALVEAQEAAAAIDAAAEGFEFEPDRLEKAEERLFALRGMARKLNVAVELLPGKRAEFAAQLQAIESSAEALTAAERDAADARDAYLYAAQALSAERRAAGDRLAAAVEAELAPLKLEKARFRVAVEPLDEDRAGPTGIDRVAFEISTNPGAPFGPMEAIASGGELARFALALKAALAGRGEGPQPLMIFDEVDQGVGGAVADAVGLRLKRLAHGSNGQGAQVLVVTHSAQVAARADAHWRISKSGDDTSTRTRVEPLSAAERQEEIARMLSGAEVTEAARAAAKALIG encoded by the coding sequence ATGCTGATCGGTCTCTCCATCCGCGACGTCGTGCTCATCGAGAGCCTGGACCTGGCCATCGGTCCGGGCCTGACCGCCCTGACCGGCGAGACCGGGGCGGGCAAGTCGATCATCCTGGACGCCCTGGGCCTGGCCACGGGCGCCCGGGCCGACGCCGGCCTCGTTCGTCGGGGGGCTGCGGGCCACGCCAGCGCCACGGCCATCTTCGCCCTGCCGGCCGACCATGCGGCCTTCGCCTATCTCGACGACAAGGGCCTGGACTACGCCCGCGACGAGGACCTGGTCCTGCGCCGCCAGCTGTCGCCCGACGGCCGCAGCCGCGCCTTCGTCAACGACCAGGCCACCAGCGTCGGCGTGCTCAAGGACCTGGGCGCCCTGCTGCTGGAGGTCCACGGCCAGCACGAGACGGTCGGCCTGCTGGACGTGCGCACCCACCGCAATCTGTTGGACGCCTTCGGGCAGGTTCGCGTCGCGACCGTGGCCTCGGCCTGGAGCGCCTGGCGCGCCGCCCGCGAAAAGGCCGCCGCCCTGCGCGACCTGGCCGACCGCGCCGCCGCCGAGACCGAGGAACTGACCCTGCGGCTGTCGGAGCTGGACCGGCTGGACCCGCGCGAGGGCGAGGAGACGGCCCTGGCCGAGGAGCGGGCCCTGCTGGGCTCGGCCGAGAAGGCCCTGGCCGATATCGCCGCGGCCAGCGAGGCCCTGGGCGGCGACGCCCTGTCGGGCAAGCTGGCCAGCGCCTTCCGCGCCCTGGAACGCGCCCGCGAGCGGGCCATCCAGGCCGGCGCGCCCGCCGATGGCCCGGCCGTCACCAAGCTGGCCGCCGCCTGCGAGGCGGTCGACCGCGCCCTGGTCGAGGCCCAGGAGGCCGCCGCCGCCATCGACGCCGCCGCCGAGGGCTTCGAATTCGAGCCCGACCGGCTGGAAAAGGCCGAGGAGCGATTGTTCGCTCTGCGCGGGATGGCCCGCAAACTGAACGTCGCCGTCGAGCTGCTGCCCGGCAAGCGCGCCGAATTCGCCGCCCAGCTGCAGGCCATCGAGTCCTCGGCCGAGGCCCTGACGGCCGCCGAGCGCGACGCGGCCGACGCCCGCGACGCCTATCTCTACGCCGCCCAGGCGCTGTCGGCCGAGCGCCGGGCCGCCGGCGACCGGCTGGCCGCCGCCGTCGAGGCCGAGCTGGCGCCGCTGAAGCTGGAAAAGGCCCGCTTCCGCGTGGCCGTCGAGCCGCTGGACGAGGACCGCGCCGGCCCCACCGGGATCGACCGCGTGGCCTTCGAGATCTCGACCAATCCCGGCGCGCCGTTCGGGCCGATGGAGGCCATCGCCTCGGGCGGCGAACTGGCCCGCTTCGCCCTGGCCCTGAAGGCCGCCCTGGCTGGGCGCGGTGAGGGGCCCCAGCCGCTGATGATCTTCGACGAGGTCGACCAGGGCGTCGGCGGGGCCGTGGCCGATGCGGTGGGCCTGCGGCTCAAGCGCCTGGCCCATGGCTCGAACGGGCAGGGGGCCCAGGTCCTGGTCGTCACCCACTCGGCCCAGGTCGCCGCGCGGGCCGACGCCCATTGGCGGATTTCCAAGTCCGGCGACGACACCTCGACCCGCACCCGCGTCGAGCCGCTGTCGGCCGCCGAACGCCAGGAAGAGATCGCCCGCATGCTGTCCGGCGCCGAGGTCACCGAGGCCGCCCGCGCCGCAGCCAAGGCGCTGATCGGCTGA
- a CDS encoding outer membrane protein assembly factor BamD, whose amino-acid sequence MIKSVLRNFSGRKVAMVATAVLVALSVSACAGKRKKPTLAYEERPVELLYSTGANRLDRGSWNEAVDYFREVERQHPYSEWSRRSILMTGYAHYMGNQYNEAISDADRFIGLYPGNPSASYAYYLKAVCYFEQIVDVNRDQAATEQAMASLRDVVQRYPNSEYAQDARLKIDMVSDQLAGKEMTIGRYYLRNGQTLAAIGRFRTVIDRHQTTSHTPEALYRLVESYLTLGLLDEAKRNGAVLGYNFPGDPWYAEAYKLLTNNGLKPAVEPLKAGNKKNLIDRLIHDKDTTLAPPGEAKKKKGGLMGVLGM is encoded by the coding sequence GTGATAAAGTCCGTGCTTCGTAATTTCTCGGGACGCAAGGTGGCCATGGTCGCGACCGCCGTGCTGGTCGCCCTGTCGGTCTCCGCCTGCGCCGGCAAGCGCAAGAAGCCCACCCTGGCTTACGAAGAGCGTCCGGTGGAGCTGCTGTATTCGACCGGCGCCAACCGCCTGGACCGCGGCAGCTGGAACGAGGCCGTCGACTATTTCCGCGAGGTCGAGCGCCAGCACCCCTATTCGGAATGGTCGCGCCGCTCGATCCTGATGACCGGCTACGCCCACTACATGGGCAACCAGTACAACGAGGCGATCTCCGACGCCGACCGCTTCATCGGCCTGTATCCGGGCAACCCGTCGGCCTCATACGCCTACTATCTGAAGGCCGTCTGCTATTTCGAGCAGATCGTCGACGTCAACCGCGACCAGGCCGCCACCGAGCAGGCCATGGCCTCCCTGCGCGACGTGGTCCAGCGCTATCCCAACTCGGAATACGCCCAGGACGCCCGCCTGAAGATCGACATGGTCAGCGACCAGTTGGCCGGCAAGGAAATGACCATCGGCCGCTACTACCTGCGCAACGGCCAGACCCTGGCCGCCATCGGCCGGTTCCGCACCGTCATCGACCGCCACCAGACCACCTCGCACACCCCCGAGGCCCTCTATCGCCTGGTTGAGAGCTATCTGACCCTGGGCCTGCTGGACGAGGCCAAGCGCAACGGCGCGGTGCTGGGCTACAACTTCCCGGGCGATCCCTGGTACGCCGAGGCCTACAAGCTGCTGACCAACAACGGCCTCAAGCCCGCCGTCGAGCCGCTGAAGGCCGGCAACAAGAAGAACCTCATCGACCGGCTGATCCACGACAAGGACACCACCCTGGCCCCGCCGGGCGAAGCCAAGAAGAAAAAGGGCGGCCTGATGGGCGTCCTGGGCATGTAG
- the lpxC gene encoding UDP-3-O-acyl-N-acetylglucosamine deacetylase: MSASAYFQHTVAGPVIFAGVGLHTGSHVRVAVRPAPVDAGVVFVRTDIHDRDNRVPVKPDAVCQTQLGTVINNAADVRVSTIEHLMAALAALAIDNCVVELDGPEVPIMDGSSEPFVQILDRAGRRKQEAARRYIEILKTVAVEDGDKRASLSPSDRFEVAFEIAFASKAIGRQRVDLVVDEDSFRAELSDCRTFGFLRDVEALRAIGLARGGTMENAVVIDGDRVLNPEGLRRPDEFVRHKALDAVGDLYVLGAPIIGRFEGVLAGHGLNNAIVRALMANPSAWRMRAHSVELAEAV; the protein is encoded by the coding sequence GTGTCGGCTTCGGCATATTTTCAGCATACGGTCGCCGGACCGGTCATCTTCGCCGGGGTGGGCCTGCACACCGGCTCGCACGTGCGCGTCGCCGTGCGCCCCGCGCCGGTCGACGCCGGCGTCGTCTTCGTACGCACCGATATCCACGATCGCGACAACCGCGTGCCGGTCAAGCCGGACGCCGTCTGCCAGACCCAGCTGGGCACCGTGATCAACAACGCCGCCGACGTGCGCGTCTCGACCATCGAGCACCTGATGGCCGCCCTGGCGGCCCTGGCCATCGACAACTGCGTCGTCGAGCTGGACGGTCCGGAAGTGCCGATCATGGACGGCTCGTCCGAGCCCTTCGTCCAGATCCTCGACCGCGCGGGTCGTCGCAAGCAGGAAGCCGCTCGTCGCTACATCGAGATCCTCAAGACGGTAGCGGTCGAGGACGGCGACAAGCGCGCCAGCCTGTCGCCGAGCGACCGCTTCGAGGTGGCCTTCGAGATCGCCTTCGCCAGCAAGGCCATCGGCCGCCAGCGCGTCGACCTGGTGGTGGACGAGGACTCGTTCCGCGCCGAGCTGTCCGACTGCCGCACCTTCGGCTTCCTCCGCGACGTCGAGGCCCTGCGCGCCATCGGCCTGGCCCGCGGCGGCACGATGGAGAACGCCGTGGTCATCGACGGCGACCGGGTGCTGAACCCCGAAGGCCTGCGCCGTCCCGACGAGTTCGTGCGCCACAAGGCGCTGGACGCGGTGGGCGACCTCTATGTGCTGGGCGCGCCGATCATCGGCCGCTTCGAGGGCGTGCTGGCCGGTCACGGCCTGAACAACGCCATCGTCCGCGCCCTGATGGCCAACCCTTCCGCCTGGCGGATGCGCGCCCATTCGGTGGAATTGGCCGAGGCTGTCTGA
- a CDS encoding alpha/beta hydrolase family protein, whose protein sequence is MTKTLRTAASVLALSMGALSVAALAPAPAAFAEGRGFTAKDMVQLERISDPRVSPDGRFVVYSVRTMDYAANKASMSLWIADLKARMAPRRLAVSDGGASSPRWSPDGKALYFVSGRTGGLDQVYRTDAAGETAVQVTKAPFDVGAFKIAPDGKTIVIAQAVFPDCDTLECTKDRLAAKGGQKTTGVVYDKLFIRHWDTWADGTQNHLYALKLDEAGIATGAPVALMNGFNGDAPTKPFGGDEDFAITPDGKTVVFSAKLADREESWSTNYDLWRAPLDGSAKPENTTEANKAWDAQPSVSPDGKVQAWLAMKRPGFEADRFAIMVREGDKIRELSPAWDRSAQSIAWSADGKAIYTTAEDVGQTKLFAVDVKTGKVTALTGEGHVSGFSVGPQSIVYAQDNLKGPAQLYALSTVKKGEAPIKLTNNNAEALAGVAMGEPEQFSFPGWNGETVHGYLVKPANFDPAKKYPVAFLIHGGPQGSFGNLFHYRWNAQTYAGAGYAVVMIDFHGSTGYGQAFTDAISQHWGDRPLEDLQKGWAFATGKYGFLDKDRACALGGSYGGFMINWIASQWKEPWKCLVDHDGIFDSRFMGYSTEELWFSEWENGGPPYQAGTTYSKFNPADHVDQWSVPELVVQGGQDFRVPLEEGIGTFTALQRKGVPSKLLYFPNENHWVLKAQNSVQWHDEVLKWLDQWTKGEQVK, encoded by the coding sequence ATGACCAAGACCTTGCGCACAGCCGCTTCCGTCCTCGCCCTATCCATGGGGGCCCTGTCGGTCGCCGCCTTGGCCCCGGCGCCGGCCGCTTTCGCTGAAGGCCGCGGCTTCACCGCCAAGGACATGGTGCAGCTGGAGCGGATCAGCGATCCGCGCGTGTCGCCCGACGGCCGCTTCGTCGTCTACAGCGTGCGGACGATGGACTACGCGGCCAACAAGGCCTCGATGTCGCTGTGGATCGCCGACCTGAAGGCCAGGATGGCCCCGCGCCGGCTGGCGGTGTCCGACGGCGGGGCCAGCAGCCCCCGCTGGTCGCCCGACGGCAAGGCCCTGTATTTCGTCTCGGGACGGACCGGCGGTCTGGACCAGGTCTATCGCACCGACGCGGCCGGCGAGACCGCCGTCCAGGTGACCAAGGCTCCGTTCGACGTCGGCGCCTTCAAGATCGCGCCCGACGGCAAGACCATCGTCATCGCCCAGGCCGTGTTCCCCGACTGCGACACGCTGGAGTGCACCAAGGACAGGCTGGCGGCCAAGGGCGGGCAGAAGACCACCGGGGTGGTCTACGACAAGCTGTTCATCCGCCACTGGGACACCTGGGCGGACGGGACGCAGAATCACCTCTACGCCCTGAAGCTGGACGAGGCGGGCATCGCCACGGGCGCGCCGGTGGCGCTGATGAACGGCTTCAACGGCGACGCGCCGACCAAGCCGTTCGGCGGCGACGAGGACTTCGCCATCACGCCGGACGGCAAGACCGTGGTGTTCTCGGCCAAGCTGGCCGACCGCGAGGAATCGTGGAGCACCAACTACGACCTGTGGCGCGCGCCCCTGGATGGCTCAGCCAAGCCCGAGAACACGACGGAGGCCAACAAGGCCTGGGACGCCCAGCCCAGCGTCTCGCCCGATGGCAAGGTCCAGGCCTGGCTGGCCATGAAGCGCCCCGGCTTCGAGGCCGACCGCTTCGCCATCATGGTCCGCGAGGGCGACAAAATCCGCGAGCTCTCGCCCGCCTGGGACCGCTCGGCCCAGTCGATCGCCTGGAGCGCCGACGGCAAAGCCATCTACACGACCGCTGAGGACGTGGGCCAGACCAAGCTGTTCGCCGTCGACGTCAAGACCGGCAAGGTCACCGCCCTGACCGGCGAGGGCCATGTCAGCGGCTTCAGCGTCGGCCCGCAGTCGATCGTCTACGCCCAGGACAACCTGAAGGGCCCGGCCCAGCTCTACGCCCTGTCGACGGTCAAGAAGGGCGAGGCGCCCATCAAGCTGACCAACAACAACGCCGAGGCGCTGGCCGGCGTGGCCATGGGCGAGCCCGAGCAGTTCAGCTTCCCCGGCTGGAACGGCGAGACCGTGCACGGCTACCTGGTCAAGCCGGCCAATTTCGACCCGGCCAAGAAATACCCGGTCGCCTTCCTGATCCATGGCGGCCCGCAAGGCAGCTTCGGCAACCTCTTCCACTATCGTTGGAACGCCCAGACCTACGCCGGGGCCGGCTATGCGGTGGTGATGATCGATTTCCATGGCTCGACCGGCTACGGCCAGGCCTTCACCGACGCGATCAGCCAGCATTGGGGCGACCGCCCGCTGGAGGACCTGCAGAAGGGCTGGGCCTTCGCGACCGGCAAGTACGGCTTCCTCGACAAGGACCGCGCCTGCGCCCTGGGCGGCTCATACGGCGGCTTCATGATCAACTGGATCGCCAGCCAGTGGAAGGAGCCCTGGAAGTGCCTGGTCGACCACGACGGCATCTTCGACAGCCGGTTCATGGGCTATTCGACCGAAGAGCTGTGGTTCAGCGAATGGGAAAACGGCGGCCCGCCCTACCAGGCCGGCACGACCTATTCCAAGTTCAACCCCGCCGACCATGTGGACCAGTGGAGCGTGCCCGAACTGGTGGTCCAGGGCGGCCAGGACTTCCGCGTGCCGCTCGAGGAAGGCATCGGCACGTTCACGGCCCTGCAGCGCAAGGGCGTCCCCAGCAAGCTGCTGTATTTCCCCAACGAGAACCACTGGGTGCTGAAGGCCCAGAACTCGGTGCAGTGGCACGACGAGGTGCTGAAATGGCTCGACCAGTGGACCAAGGGCGAGCAGGTCAAGTAA
- a CDS encoding squalene/phytoene synthase family protein, which yields MTTPKTTLDIAHRNDAPDTDLDALVRRVDPDRWLASRFIADPKARTDVIALYAFNYELARVAGGVSNALMGEIRLTWWREAMEEIAAGQPPRRHPTVEAVAAAGYPLGALAEMAEARMADLDATPFETKGQVLAYVDATAGATAMLAAWRLDPKADPHAVQDAARAYGLAGLWRLKRAGVQRLPADWTQGDVRRRVGEARAKANVALKALPIAAFPAAAPAALAMAQLGARELGELEKRLRLTWAVATGRI from the coding sequence ATGACGACGCCGAAGACCACGCTGGACATCGCCCACCGCAACGACGCCCCGGACACCGATCTGGACGCCCTGGTGCGCCGGGTCGATCCCGACCGTTGGCTGGCCAGCCGGTTCATTGCCGATCCCAAGGCGCGGACCGACGTGATCGCGCTCTACGCCTTCAACTACGAGCTGGCCCGGGTGGCCGGCGGGGTTAGCAACGCCCTGATGGGCGAGATCCGCCTGACCTGGTGGCGCGAGGCCATGGAGGAGATCGCCGCCGGCCAGCCGCCGCGCCGCCACCCCACGGTCGAGGCCGTGGCCGCCGCCGGCTATCCCCTGGGCGCCCTGGCCGAGATGGCCGAGGCCCGGATGGCCGATCTCGACGCTACGCCATTCGAGACGAAGGGCCAGGTCCTGGCCTATGTCGACGCCACGGCCGGGGCGACGGCGATGCTGGCCGCCTGGCGGCTGGACCCCAAGGCCGATCCCCACGCCGTGCAGGACGCCGCCCGGGCCTATGGCCTGGCGGGACTGTGGCGGCTGAAGCGGGCGGGGGTCCAGCGCCTGCCGGCCGACTGGACGCAGGGCGACGTCCGCCGCCGGGTGGGGGAGGCGCGCGCCAAGGCCAATGTGGCGCTCAAGGCCTTGCCGATCGCCGCCTTTCCGGCCGCGGCGCCGGCGGCCCTGGCGATGGCGCAGTTGGGCGCGCGGGAGCTGGGCGAGCTGGAGAAGCGCCTGCGGCTGACCTGGGCGGTGGCGACGGGGCGGATCTAA
- a CDS encoding urate hydroxylase PuuD: MTGLLSNFRNTIIVSVLLALVIAFGFGHSPHGFDEAYFQAVFRLLHVFFGILWIGLLYYFNFVQIRVMPQIPAELKPAVSKYIAPEALFWFRWAALATWLMGVVLAFSRGYLAEAATFGLWGGYERGVDMGFTFIGLGMWLATIMFINVWGVIWPNQKRALGIVEVDADAKAKAAKMAMLFSRINTLLSIPMLATMTMYQTLFN, translated from the coding sequence ATGACCGGACTACTTTCCAATTTCCGCAACACCATCATCGTCAGCGTCCTGCTGGCGCTGGTGATCGCGTTCGGCTTCGGCCACAGCCCGCACGGCTTCGACGAGGCCTATTTCCAGGCGGTGTTCCGCCTGCTGCACGTGTTCTTCGGCATCCTGTGGATCGGGCTGCTGTACTATTTCAACTTCGTGCAGATCCGCGTCATGCCGCAGATCCCGGCCGAGCTGAAGCCGGCGGTGTCCAAGTACATCGCCCCCGAGGCGCTGTTCTGGTTCCGTTGGGCGGCGCTGGCCACCTGGCTGATGGGCGTGGTCCTGGCGTTCAGTCGCGGCTACCTGGCCGAGGCGGCGACCTTCGGCCTGTGGGGCGGCTACGAGCGCGGCGTCGACATGGGCTTCACCTTCATCGGCCTGGGCATGTGGCTGGCGACGATCATGTTCATCAATGTCTGGGGCGTGATCTGGCCGAACCAGAAGCGGGCCCTGGGCATCGTCGAGGTGGACGCCGACGCCAAGGCCAAGGCGGCCAAGATGGCCATGCTGTTCTCGCGCATCAACACCCTGCTCAGCATCCCGATGCTGGCGACGATGACGATGTACCAGACGCTGTTCAACTGA
- a CDS encoding Mth938-like domain-containing protein, producing the protein MRQPPSIDAWGGGGFRVSGDWRPGSLLILDDQPRSWGATSLAALTPDDFAEVFAAGGAVEFVLLGVGLVNALPPRPVRDALKAAGLGLEFMSTEAAARTYNVLASEGRRLAAALIAV; encoded by the coding sequence CTGCGCCAGCCGCCATCGATCGACGCCTGGGGCGGCGGCGGGTTCCGCGTCTCCGGCGACTGGCGTCCAGGTTCGCTGCTGATCCTCGACGACCAGCCGCGATCCTGGGGCGCCACCAGCCTGGCCGCCTTGACGCCGGACGACTTCGCCGAGGTCTTCGCGGCGGGCGGGGCGGTCGAGTTCGTGCTGCTGGGCGTGGGCCTGGTCAACGCCCTGCCGCCGCGCCCGGTGCGTGACGCCCTGAAGGCGGCGGGGCTTGGTCTGGAGTTCATGAGCACCGAGGCCGCCGCGCGCACCTACAACGTCCTGGCCAGCGAAGGCCGGCGGCTGGCGGCGGCGCTGATCGCCGTCTAG